The stretch of DNA CATCCATGATTTTGGCTGCTTTCTCCATAACAGGCATATCGGAAGTGCTGCCCATGATAATACTTACTAATGCTTTCATATTATTGTGGTTGGTTAATTAAACAATAAACCGGATCAGAACGGATAATTCCTGACTCAATCTGCTACATTTGCAATAATATTGTAAATTTATAAAATCTGCATGGAAACAATCCAGGTAAAAGACAAAAAGTTTGGGATTTTCATCCCTTATGCTCGTATTCAGGAAGTGATTGACAGTATGGCTGTTCGGCTCAATCGCGACCTTGCCGAGAAAAACCCTTTGTTTGTTGTGGTTTTGAACGGTGCCTTTGTTTTTGCGGCCGATATTTACCGCCGGTTGGAATTCGACAGCGAAATATCGTTTGTTAAGCTTGCATCATACAGAGGAACGCAAACCACGGGAGTTGTGAGGGAATTGATCGGTCTCGACAATGATCTGCAGGGCAGGACGGTGGTCATCCTGGAGGATATTATCGACAGTGGATACACCATGGCATATGCTTTAAAGAAGTTCAGGGAAATGGGAGCAACGGAGGTGTTAATCGCGGCTCTTTTGTTCAAGCCGGATGCCTTTAAAGAAAATTATAAAATCGATTATTTGGGGATGGAGATCCCAAACGATTTCATTGTAGGTTTTGGGTTGGATTACGACGGACATGGAAGGCATTACAGGGATATTTACAAGGTAAAATAAAATGGCAGGAAACCCTAATTTCGTAGATTATGTAAAGATCAACTGCCGTTCCGGCAGGGGAGGGGCAGGGTCGGCGCATTTCCGCAGGGAGAAGTTTGTCCCCAAAGGTGGTCCTGACGGTGGTGATGGCGGTCGCGGCGGTCATGTGATCATGCAGGGCAATGCCCAGCTATGGACATTGTTGCACCTGAAATACACAAGGCATATCAGGGCCGGGAACGGTGAAAACGGGGGGGCACAGACCTCGACAGGTGCTGGTGGCGCTGATGCCATCATACAGGTTCCCCTTGGCACCCTTGCACGGAATGCAGATACCGGTGAAGTTATCGGGGAAATCACTTCAGACGGAGAATCTCTTATCCTGCTGGAAGGAGGACGTGGCGGTCTGGGCAACGACCACTTCAAGACCGCTACCAACCAATCGCCCCGTTATGCCCAACCCGGAGAAACGGGAAAGGAAGAATGGATCATCCTGGAGCTTAAGCTGCTGGCTGATGTCGGACTCGTAGGGTTTCCCAATGCAGGCAAATCCACGCTGCTGTCTGTTGTTTCGGCAGCCCGCCCCGAGATCGCCGATTACCCCTTTACCACCATCAGGCCCAACCTGGGAATCGTATCATACCGCGACGGCCGCTCGTTTGTGATGGCCGATATCCCGGGAATCATCGAAGGAGCCCATGAAGGAAAGGGGCTTGGACTACAGTTCCTCCGCCATATCGAGAGAAATTCCCTGTTGCTGTTCATGATCCCGGCCGACAGCAATGATATCAACCAGGAATTCAAAATCCTGAAAAATGAACTGAAGGAATATAACCCCGATCTGTTGGATAAAAAGATCATCCTGGCCATCACCAAATCCGACCTCCTGGATGAAGAATTGAAAACGGAGATCCGGAATGACTTACCGGATATTCCCTGGGTATTCATTTCCGCGGTCACCGAAACAGGGTTGCAGAAGCTGAAAGATCTGATATGGGAGGAATTGAATGGTTGATGATATAAAATGATTCCCTGATGATTGAATGGCTCATAAGCATTGATAAGGATTTGCTCCTCCTGCTGAACCGGTGCCATACCGGATTCGGCGATTGGCTGATGTTCTGGCTGAGCAACAAGTACACCTGGATCCCTTTGTATGTGGTATTGATCATGCTCTTAATCCAGACGTATAAGTGGAAAGGTCTTTGGATTATTTTATTCGCTATTGCTGCTATTACCGTTAGTGATCAATCCTGTACTCATTTGTTCAAAAATGTTTTCGAAAGGTTACGGCCATGCCACGATCCGGAGATTATGGATATGGTGCTTCTGGTGAATGGCAAATGTGGAGGTAAATACGGCTTTATTTCATCGCATGCATCCAACACATTTGCACTGGCAGTGTTTCTAACCGGATGGTTCAGGAACAGGTTTCGTTATTTTGCATGGTTCATCTTCCCCTGGGCAGCCCTGGTATCATACAGCCGGATATACCTTGGAGTGCATTTTCCCGGTGATGTGATCGCAGGAGCCTTGTTTGGCTCGCTGACCGGCTGGTTTTTCTTATGGCTATCCGGGAAAATTGTAAATAGAAATAATGTGTATCGGGTATGACTATGATCATGTTGCAGGTTACAGGCTTCAGGTTGCACCCTGCACCCTGCAACCATTTGTTTCTCTTTCCCGATTCACTTAAAAGAAATTTTTTGAATTCAATACCGCATTGATAACATTTACGTCCGAATGTTGTTTTATAAAAAATGTCTCGATTATGAAAAAGATAATCCTGCTTATCTTCCTCAGCGCATTAATATTGTCATCCTGCGAAGAAACCGAAGAAATACTGCAGAATACAGGGCTTTCCAATGAGGAGATTGTTCTGGGGCTAAAGCAAGCCCTGACGGTAGCAACCGATACTTCAGTGTCGATTGTTTCGAAGGTTGACGGGTATTATATGGATCCTGTCATAAAAATATTGCTTCCTCCGGAAGCGGATATTATTGTCGAAAATATTAATAATCCTTTGTTATCGGGTTTGGGACTGGATCTTCTGGTTGAGGATGTCATCCTGAAGATAAACCGTGCAGCAGAAGAGGCGGCTAAAGATGCCGTGCCCATATTCCTGGATGCCATCACAGGGATGACCATCACGGATGCTTATAATATCCTGCATGGAAATGACACGGCGGCAACACACTATCTTCGTGAGAGCACGTATTTAGCTTTGTTTGGTTTGTATGAACCTGTATTGCAGGCTTCGCTGGATAAACCTATTATCGGGAATGTATCTGCCCAGTCAACCTGGAATACACTTACAGATGAATATAATGCCATTGCCAATACAATGATTGGGCAACTGGCCGGACTGCAGCCGGTGAATACTGATTTGGGGGAATACGTCACACACAAGGGTCTCGATGGCTTATTCGTAAAAATAGCCGATGAAGAGGCTGAAATAAGACACAATCTTTCCGACAGGGTTACGGATTTACTTCGCAGGGTTTTCGGCTCTTTGGGGAAATAACG from Bacteroidota bacterium encodes:
- a CDS encoding phosphatase PAP2 family protein → MIEWLISIDKDLLLLLNRCHTGFGDWLMFWLSNKYTWIPLYVVLIMLLIQTYKWKGLWIILFAIAAITVSDQSCTHLFKNVFERLRPCHDPEIMDMVLLVNGKCGGKYGFISSHASNTFALAVFLTGWFRNRFRYFAWFIFPWAALVSYSRIYLGVHFPGDVIAGALFGSLTGWFFLWLSGKIVNRNNVYRV
- a CDS encoding DUF4197 domain-containing protein, with the protein product MKKIILLIFLSALILSSCEETEEILQNTGLSNEEIVLGLKQALTVATDTSVSIVSKVDGYYMDPVIKILLPPEADIIVENINNPLLSGLGLDLLVEDVILKINRAAEEAAKDAVPIFLDAITGMTITDAYNILHGNDTAATHYLRESTYLALFGLYEPVLQASLDKPIIGNVSAQSTWNTLTDEYNAIANTMIGQLAGLQPVNTDLGEYVTHKGLDGLFVKIADEEAEIRHNLSDRVTDLLRRVFGSLGK
- the obgE gene encoding GTPase ObgE produces the protein MAGNPNFVDYVKINCRSGRGGAGSAHFRREKFVPKGGPDGGDGGRGGHVIMQGNAQLWTLLHLKYTRHIRAGNGENGGAQTSTGAGGADAIIQVPLGTLARNADTGEVIGEITSDGESLILLEGGRGGLGNDHFKTATNQSPRYAQPGETGKEEWIILELKLLADVGLVGFPNAGKSTLLSVVSAARPEIADYPFTTIRPNLGIVSYRDGRSFVMADIPGIIEGAHEGKGLGLQFLRHIERNSLLLFMIPADSNDINQEFKILKNELKEYNPDLLDKKIILAITKSDLLDEELKTEIRNDLPDIPWVFISAVTETGLQKLKDLIWEELNG
- a CDS encoding hypoxanthine phosphoribosyltransferase; this translates as METIQVKDKKFGIFIPYARIQEVIDSMAVRLNRDLAEKNPLFVVVLNGAFVFAADIYRRLEFDSEISFVKLASYRGTQTTGVVRELIGLDNDLQGRTVVILEDIIDSGYTMAYALKKFREMGATEVLIAALLFKPDAFKENYKIDYLGMEIPNDFIVGFGLDYDGHGRHYRDIYKVK